CTGCTAAAATTAGTACTAAGGCTGGTATTCCTATGATAATAGCTAAGGGAAGTCAAGGAGATGTATTACGTAAGATTGTTCAAGGAGAGAATCCCGGGACTGTCTTTACTCCTGTTGAACAAAATTTAGCTGCTCGTAAAAAATGGATAGCTTTTAATCTATCAGTCCAAGGCGAACTTATGATAGATGAAGGTGCAGCAGATGCATTATTAAATCACGGTAAAAGTTTATTAGCGTGTGGGGTTGTAGAAATAGAAGGTGAATTCCAAACCGGTGATGTAGTTGATGTGGTAACTGAAGATAAAGAAAAGATTGCTAAAGGTATTGTTAATTATTCTATTTCTGAAGTTGAAGCAATAAAAGGATTACAGTCGACAGAAATTGAAGATAAATTAGGATATAAAGATTATGATGAGGTTATTCATCGAGATAATTTAGTCTGTATGTAGAGAAAGGAGTTTATAAGAAGATGAGTATTAAAGAAGAAGTGGTTAAGAAGGCTAAAGCGGCACATAAAGCAGCTAGAAAATTAGCAAACTTAAATACTAATCTTAAGAATCAAGCTTTGTTAGCTATGGCTGATGCATTAGAAGAAAATGTAGATAAAATTTTTGCCGCTAATAAGAAAGATTTAGAATATGGAAAAGATAAAGGTTTAAGCGAGGCATTGATGGATAGATTATTGTTGACTGAAGAACGAATTAAGAAGATGGCCAACGGTTTAAGAGCGGTAGAACAGTTCGATGATCCCATTGGAGAAGTATTAGAGATGAAGAAACGACCTAATGAGTTGCAGATTGGTAAAGTACAGGTCCCATTAGGGGTTATCGGTATGATTTATGAAGCTAGACCTAATGTTACTGTTGATGCTGCCGGTTTATGTCTGAAATCAGGTAATGCCATTTTATTACGCGGTGGCTCGGAGGCAATTAACTCCAATAAAGCGGTGGCTGAAGTTATTTCTAAAGCTGCTTATGAGAATGGGATTCCTGAAGGTGCTATTCAATTAGTTGAGACTACTGATAGAGAGGCTGTTCAGGTCATTTTTGGATTAAACGAATACTTAGATGCTTTAATTCCACGAGGCGGACCTGGACTTATTCAAGCAGTTGTTAATAATTCAACAGTACCAGTAATTGAAACTG
This region of Selenihalanaerobacter shriftii genomic DNA includes:
- a CDS encoding glutamate-5-semialdehyde dehydrogenase, with amino-acid sequence MSIKEEVVKKAKAAHKAARKLANLNTNLKNQALLAMADALEENVDKIFAANKKDLEYGKDKGLSEALMDRLLLTEERIKKMANGLRAVEQFDDPIGEVLEMKKRPNELQIGKVQVPLGVIGMIYEARPNVTVDAAGLCLKSGNAILLRGGSEAINSNKAVAEVISKAAYENGIPEGAIQLVETTDREAVQVIFGLNEYLDALIPRGGPGLIQAVVNNSTVPVIETGVGNCHTYIDNEADVVMAKDIIINAKTQRPGVCNAMETLLVHKDIAEEFLPEVIKKLQELDVEIRGDEIVQKLGTDIISATEEDWETEYLDYILAIKVIGSLEEAVDHIHKYNTKHSEAIITENYHKAREFLNVVDAAAVYVNASTRFTDGGEFGLGAEIGISTQKLHARGPMGINELTTTKFVIYGEGQIRE